One window of the Trueperaceae bacterium genome contains the following:
- the rplK gene encoding 50S ribosomal protein L11, whose amino-acid sequence MAKKVVGIVKLQLPAGGATPAPPVGPALGQHGANIMGFVKEYNAATASQAGAIIPVEITIYADRSFTFVTKTPPAAYLIRKAAGIAKGSGVPHKEKVGSITWDQCLELGRQKMTDLNAGSEEAAARIIAGTARSMGVTVEGVPVRG is encoded by the coding sequence ATGGCTAAGAAGGTCGTAGGAATAGTCAAGCTTCAGCTGCCGGCAGGCGGCGCCACCCCGGCGCCACCGGTGGGCCCGGCGCTGGGCCAGCACGGGGCCAACATCATGGGCTTCGTGAAGGAGTACAACGCCGCTACCGCCTCGCAGGCGGGCGCGATCATCCCGGTGGAGATCACCATCTACGCCGACCGCTCCTTCACGTTCGTGACCAAGACGCCGCCCGCCGCCTACCTCATCCGCAAGGCCGCCGGCATCGCCAAGGGCTCCGGCGTTCCCCACAAGGAGAAGGTCGGCAGCATCACCTGGGATCAGTGCCTCGAGCTCGGTCGCCAGAAGATGACCGACCTCAATGCCGGCAGCGAAGAGGCGGCGGCCCGCATCATCGCCGGTACCGCGCGCTCCATGGGCGTGACGGTCGAGGGGGTGCCGGTTCGTGGCTAA